The following proteins come from a genomic window of Pirellula staleyi DSM 6068:
- a CDS encoding MarR family transcriptional regulator: MTPKDQLPMALRAAYLGLHRRSEACFAQHGVTADQLVLLATLSHGEALTQRELAQRMPSDPNTVRAMLVLLEEQGLVEREAHPTDARARMVALSPAGKRMFRKLHRAGEPIRVRMLEALGPRNTALLVKLLGRVAESLAPAAVAESLKSAPRTSTKRSKSNSSP, translated from the coding sequence ATGACACCTAAAGACCAACTTCCGATGGCGCTTCGCGCCGCCTATCTCGGACTCCATCGCCGCTCGGAGGCCTGTTTTGCTCAGCATGGAGTGACAGCTGATCAGCTTGTTCTGCTGGCGACCCTCTCCCATGGTGAGGCACTCACCCAGCGTGAACTTGCGCAGCGCATGCCGTCGGACCCCAACACCGTGCGGGCGATGCTCGTGCTGCTCGAGGAGCAAGGTCTCGTTGAGCGTGAAGCACATCCGACCGATGCGCGAGCACGCATGGTAGCCCTCTCACCAGCCGGCAAGCGAATGTTCCGCAAGTTGCACCGAGCAGGGGAGCCGATTCGCGTGCGGATGTTAGAAGCGCTCGGCCCGCGAAATACCGCACTGCTGGTGAAGCTGCTGGGGCGTGTCGCTGAGTCCCTCGCTCCTGCGGCTGTGGCCGAGTCGCTCAAGTCCGCGCCGCGCACCAGCACCAAGCGATCCAAATCCAATTCCTCTCCCTAA
- a CDS encoding DUF5565 family protein: MRKIVTLFQRNYETDRLVRDEVVPEAAWVLAGEGIATRKYDGTCCLMREGKLYKRYDAQAGKTPPPNFEPTQDPDTLTGHWPGWVPVGDGPDDRWHREALAASAALPDGTYELVGPKIQRNPDRFETHQLVPHGQDRLDDAPRDFAGLRDYLIGREIEGIVWHHPDGRMVKLKRRDFVKSGPKRRS, from the coding sequence ATGCGCAAGATAGTGACGCTGTTTCAGCGTAATTACGAGACGGATCGTTTGGTGCGTGACGAAGTGGTTCCCGAGGCTGCTTGGGTCCTCGCAGGCGAGGGGATTGCGACTCGCAAGTACGACGGCACCTGTTGTCTGATGCGCGAGGGCAAGCTTTACAAACGCTACGACGCCCAAGCTGGCAAAACGCCTCCTCCGAACTTTGAGCCGACGCAAGACCCAGACACATTGACCGGCCATTGGCCCGGCTGGGTGCCGGTCGGAGATGGCCCCGACGATCGATGGCATCGCGAAGCGCTGGCGGCATCAGCCGCTCTGCCTGATGGAACCTACGAACTGGTGGGCCCCAAGATTCAGCGGAACCCCGATCGATTTGAAACGCATCAGCTCGTTCCGCATGGTCAAGATCGTCTCGACGATGCGCCACGCGATTTTGCGGGTCTGCGCGACTATCTGATAGGTCGCGAAATCGAAGGGATCGTCTGGCATCATCCCGATGGTCGCATGGTAAAACTCAAGCGCCGCGACTTCGTAAAAAGTGGCCCCAAACGCCGCAGTTAA
- a CDS encoding TIGR02117 family protein translates to MNVRVLLRIVLGGARRVLKWSLLGLAVYLLVIAVGLIPVNNHFTPTENGIEILVISNAVHADLVMPVRTDVIDWSEEFDPHCFPAETSHLSHVAIGWGDRGFFLETPTWADLKVSTAAHALLWPSQSCLHVGYTRPEYLGQAASVRISRDQYRQLVAFIRQSAARDSEGRYRHIEGYAYGPSDAFFDANGSYHLLSTCNSWVGRALRSAEVRTPWQSSWPQTPLLYLPVEGE, encoded by the coding sequence ATGAATGTGCGCGTACTTTTGCGGATCGTTCTCGGCGGCGCGCGACGCGTACTGAAATGGTCGCTGCTCGGCTTGGCCGTCTACCTGCTCGTCATCGCCGTGGGGCTGATCCCGGTCAACAATCACTTCACTCCGACAGAAAATGGGATTGAGATCTTGGTGATCTCCAATGCAGTGCATGCCGATCTGGTGATGCCAGTCCGGACCGACGTGATCGACTGGTCCGAGGAGTTCGACCCGCACTGTTTTCCTGCGGAGACCAGCCACCTTTCGCATGTGGCGATTGGCTGGGGAGATCGAGGCTTCTTTCTCGAAACGCCGACCTGGGCCGATCTGAAAGTATCGACCGCTGCCCACGCGCTGCTGTGGCCCTCGCAGAGCTGTTTGCATGTCGGCTACACGAGACCCGAGTATCTGGGCCAGGCAGCGTCGGTGAGGATCTCACGCGATCAGTATCGCCAACTTGTCGCGTTCATTCGCCAATCAGCGGCACGCGACAGCGAGGGGCGTTATCGACACATCGAAGGCTATGCTTACGGCCCAAGCGATGCGTTTTTCGATGCCAATGGAAGCTATCATTTGCTGAGCACTTGCAACTCCTGGGTCGGTCGCGCCCTCCGCTCCGCGGAAGTCCGCACCCCCTGGCAATCCTCGTGGCCCCAAACCCCGCTGCTTTATTTGCCAGTGGAGGGTGAGTAA
- a CDS encoding fatty acid desaturase, with amino-acid sequence MATVTSENDLIDGVDTLSLPPKLRKLAIKRQKKKDAAVRERQERKQAEAPKKRDRIGERTSYNWAACTWLVLLHIGALAAPFYFSWAGLAAFFVMHWMTGSLGICMGFHRLLTHTGFKTYPIVKWTLAVIGGLAGEGSALDWVANHREHHAFSDKEGDPHSPHDGAWWSHAQWLTVTRPPAQHRAHLEKWVPDMLKDPGLVLISNLFLPIQFVSGAVFYGLGYLIGGHYMGMSFLVYGVVLRLVGVLHATWFVNSASHMFGYRNYETTDDSRNNWWVAIVAYGEGWHNNHHAYPRMAVHGHQWWEFDITYQAIRVLKFTGLAWDIVNYRRRGEKPA; translated from the coding sequence GTGGCGACTGTTACGTCAGAAAACGACCTTATCGACGGTGTGGATACGCTGAGCTTGCCACCGAAGCTCCGCAAGTTGGCGATCAAGCGTCAAAAGAAAAAAGATGCTGCCGTCCGCGAGCGTCAAGAACGCAAGCAGGCCGAAGCTCCCAAGAAGCGCGATCGCATTGGCGAACGCACCTCCTATAACTGGGCCGCTTGCACCTGGCTGGTGCTGCTGCACATCGGAGCCCTCGCAGCTCCGTTCTACTTCAGCTGGGCTGGTCTGGCCGCTTTCTTCGTCATGCACTGGATGACTGGCAGCCTCGGCATCTGCATGGGCTTCCATCGTTTGCTGACGCACACCGGTTTCAAAACCTATCCGATTGTGAAATGGACCCTCGCGGTCATCGGCGGACTCGCTGGCGAAGGCTCGGCCCTCGACTGGGTTGCCAACCACCGCGAACATCACGCCTTCAGCGATAAAGAAGGCGATCCTCACTCGCCACACGATGGAGCTTGGTGGAGCCACGCTCAGTGGCTGACGGTCACCCGTCCACCAGCTCAGCACAGAGCTCACCTCGAGAAGTGGGTTCCCGACATGCTCAAAGACCCAGGCCTCGTCCTGATCTCGAACCTCTTCCTGCCGATTCAGTTCGTCAGCGGAGCTGTGTTCTACGGTCTGGGCTACCTGATCGGCGGCCACTACATGGGGATGTCGTTCCTGGTCTACGGCGTGGTTCTGCGACTCGTCGGCGTGCTGCACGCCACGTGGTTCGTGAACTCGGCCAGCCACATGTTCGGCTATCGCAACTACGAAACCACCGACGACAGCCGCAACAACTGGTGGGTCGCCATCGTGGCCTACGGCGAAGGCTGGCACAACAACCACCACGCCTACCCACGCATGGCTGTTCACGGCCATCAGTGGTGGGAATTCGACATCACCTACCAAGCCATCCGCGTGCTGAAATTCACCGGCCTTGCTTGGGACATCGTTAACTACCGCCGCCGCGGCGAAAAGCCCGCCTAG
- a CDS encoding ABC-F family ATP-binding cassette domain-containing protein, whose amino-acid sequence MSVLMQIRNATKRFGEQVLLDNAEVTITGDVKVGFVGRNGAGKSTLLRCLLGEEELDGGEVVHHPRLSVGYLRQHDPFVPGESALEFLMRDSNQPDWKCGEVAGQFELKGAYLEGPVSKLSGGWQTRVKLAALLLHEPNLLLLDEPTNFLDLRTQILLEHFLRGFREAALIVSHDRAFLAATCTHTLELAHGKLTMYPGKIDSFLEYQRERREHDERSNAAVLAKRKQLEEFIAKNKARASTATRARSKSKMLERLETIDIEADAPTASIKAPEVEQRKGPALRCKDVSIGYPDRTIATEIGLEIDHGQRAAIVGDNGQGKTTFLRTIVESLEPIAGEVKWGFGCNIGVYAQHVYTTLPDKHSVMDFLEDRARPGTKTQQILDVAAALLFRGEHVKKKIGVLSGGERARLCLAGLLLGDYNVLILDEPGNHLDVETVEALADALCAYKGTVIFTSHDRHFMKRIATCIVEVRDGRVVNYRGDYEAYLYAVNKEIDDGERAAGRGNSAAPSKKAASPVSASGGNKLAAKAAPEPVIDERKLRKEMSAIERVIARLDSEKKAIDAKLQTCTDAKEAMKLHEELQLKTAELAREEERWLAVQQQLGDAAWE is encoded by the coding sequence ATGTCGGTACTGATGCAAATTCGTAATGCCACGAAGCGATTCGGCGAACAGGTGCTGCTCGACAATGCCGAAGTGACGATCACCGGCGATGTGAAGGTCGGATTTGTCGGACGCAACGGCGCCGGCAAGAGTACACTCCTCCGCTGCTTACTCGGGGAAGAAGAACTCGATGGTGGCGAGGTGGTGCATCATCCGCGGCTGAGTGTCGGCTACCTGCGTCAGCACGATCCGTTTGTTCCGGGCGAATCGGCGCTCGAGTTTTTAATGCGCGACAGTAATCAGCCCGACTGGAAGTGTGGTGAAGTCGCCGGGCAGTTCGAGCTCAAAGGGGCCTACCTCGAAGGACCAGTCAGCAAGCTCTCGGGTGGTTGGCAAACCCGCGTGAAACTCGCCGCCTTGCTATTGCACGAACCGAACTTGCTGCTGCTCGACGAACCAACCAACTTCCTCGACTTGCGCACGCAGATTTTGCTCGAACATTTTTTGCGCGGCTTTCGCGAAGCAGCGCTGATCGTTTCGCACGATCGCGCATTTCTCGCCGCCACCTGCACCCACACGCTGGAACTGGCGCACGGCAAGCTGACGATGTATCCCGGCAAGATCGATTCGTTCCTCGAGTATCAGCGCGAGCGCCGCGAACACGACGAGCGGAGCAACGCTGCTGTGCTGGCCAAGCGCAAGCAGCTCGAAGAATTCATCGCCAAAAATAAAGCCCGCGCTAGCACCGCCACACGAGCCCGCAGCAAGAGCAAAATGCTCGAGCGCCTTGAGACCATCGACATCGAAGCCGATGCTCCCACAGCGTCGATCAAAGCGCCTGAGGTCGAGCAGCGCAAAGGGCCCGCGCTCCGCTGCAAGGATGTTTCGATTGGCTATCCCGATCGGACGATCGCCACCGAGATTGGCCTCGAAATCGACCATGGACAGCGGGCCGCGATCGTCGGTGATAACGGCCAAGGAAAGACCACCTTCCTCCGCACGATCGTCGAGTCGCTCGAGCCGATCGCCGGGGAAGTGAAGTGGGGTTTTGGCTGCAACATTGGGGTCTATGCTCAGCACGTGTACACGACCCTCCCCGATAAACATTCGGTGATGGACTTCCTGGAAGACCGGGCTCGCCCTGGAACGAAAACACAGCAGATTCTCGACGTGGCTGCCGCGCTTCTGTTTCGTGGCGAGCATGTGAAAAAGAAGATCGGCGTCCTCTCGGGTGGCGAGCGAGCTCGTCTCTGCCTCGCTGGTCTGTTGCTCGGCGACTACAACGTGCTGATCCTCGACGAACCGGGAAACCATCTCGACGTCGAAACGGTGGAAGCACTCGCCGATGCGCTCTGCGCGTACAAGGGGACAGTGATCTTCACGAGCCACGATCGCCACTTCATGAAACGGATCGCCACCTGCATTGTCGAAGTTCGCGATGGGCGCGTGGTGAACTATCGTGGCGACTACGAAGCCTATCTCTACGCCGTGAACAAAGAAATCGACGACGGCGAGCGAGCCGCTGGTCGTGGCAACAGCGCCGCGCCGAGCAAGAAGGCAGCGAGCCCCGTGAGTGCTTCCGGCGGTAATAAACTCGCCGCCAAAGCGGCTCCTGAGCCAGTGATCGACGAGCGCAAGCTCCGGAAAGAAATGTCGGCCATCGAGCGCGTGATCGCGCGGCTCGATAGCGAAAAGAAAGCGATCGACGCTAAGCTGCAAACCTGCACCGACGCCAAAGAGGCGATGAAACTGCACGAAGAATTGCAGCTGAAGACCGCCGAACTCGCCCGCGAAGAGGAACGCTGGCTCGCCGTGCAGCAGCAGCTCGGCGACGCCGCCTGGGAATAA
- a CDS encoding translation initiation factor → MRLFEGTAWDKPPVCDRCGKLEKECRCPPLPLAPEKQPLKLAMEKRAKGKMVTVVRGFTDIDLHQQALLAELKGACGAGGSISEEGIEIQGDHRDRLRKLLVAKGFPVKG, encoded by the coding sequence ATGCGACTCTTCGAAGGAACGGCGTGGGACAAGCCACCCGTTTGTGATCGGTGCGGCAAACTCGAGAAAGAGTGCCGCTGTCCGCCGCTTCCTCTCGCGCCAGAAAAACAGCCGCTGAAATTGGCGATGGAAAAGCGCGCGAAAGGAAAGATGGTCACCGTGGTGCGCGGCTTCACCGATATCGATCTGCATCAGCAGGCGCTACTGGCCGAGCTCAAAGGTGCGTGCGGTGCCGGGGGATCGATTTCGGAAGAAGGGATCGAAATCCAAGGAGATCATCGCGATCGGCTCCGAAAACTGCTCGTCGCCAAAGGGTTTCCCGTGAAGGGATAG
- a CDS encoding HPF/RaiA family ribosome-associated protein: MRIVISNRRAAISKELYDFAERRVLFALSRFAPRIEQVLVLLTDENGPRGGIDQTCQLVIQLDRGEQFTIRQCEATVEEAVSRAADAASRMVGRSMAKRRDKARSRYVAAARNYADN; encoded by the coding sequence ATGCGTATTGTGATTTCGAATCGCCGGGCAGCTATCTCGAAAGAGCTGTATGATTTCGCCGAGCGACGTGTGCTGTTTGCTCTCTCGCGGTTCGCGCCGCGGATCGAGCAAGTGCTCGTGCTGCTGACGGACGAAAACGGACCTCGCGGCGGTATCGATCAAACGTGTCAATTGGTAATTCAGCTCGATCGTGGCGAGCAGTTTACGATTCGTCAGTGCGAAGCCACCGTCGAAGAAGCGGTCAGCCGAGCTGCTGATGCTGCGAGCCGAATGGTAGGGCGCTCGATGGCCAAACGCCGCGACAAAGCCCGTTCGCGTTACGTGGCTGCCGCTCGCAACTATGCTGACAACTAG
- the ispH gene encoding 4-hydroxy-3-methylbut-2-enyl diphosphate reductase has protein sequence MKIILAAPRGFCAGVNMAIESLDLTIKAFGKPVYVYHEIVHNKYVVDTFKSKGAVFVDHLEEVPEGSTLLFSAHGVSPAIRKLARDRKLTAIDATCPLVTKVHLEAIKFAKEGYTIVLIGHEGHDEVIGTMGEAPEAIVLVESQAEIDALPFDDTTKLAYLTQTTLSVDDANRIIRGLKARFPQIVGPPKEDICYATQNRQEAVHLLAEEADIVLVLGSQNSSNSQRLKEIAKEHGKPAYLIDGAQDIHGEWFSDAQTVLITAGASAPESVVQEVVEYLRDRFGAAVESRSIRSEDVHFPLPRELRNLTISAK, from the coding sequence ATGAAGATTATTTTGGCCGCTCCCCGCGGTTTTTGCGCTGGCGTGAACATGGCGATTGAAAGCCTCGATCTAACGATCAAAGCGTTCGGCAAGCCGGTCTACGTCTACCACGAAATCGTGCACAACAAGTACGTCGTCGACACCTTCAAGTCCAAAGGGGCGGTGTTCGTCGATCACCTCGAGGAAGTTCCCGAGGGGAGCACGCTGCTGTTCTCCGCGCACGGTGTCTCCCCCGCGATTCGCAAGCTGGCGCGGGATCGTAAGCTCACCGCGATCGACGCTACGTGTCCCCTCGTCACGAAGGTGCATCTCGAGGCGATTAAGTTCGCCAAAGAGGGATACACCATCGTCCTCATCGGCCACGAAGGTCACGATGAAGTGATTGGTACGATGGGTGAAGCGCCGGAAGCGATTGTGCTGGTCGAGTCGCAGGCCGAGATCGACGCCCTGCCGTTCGACGACACCACGAAACTCGCCTACCTCACGCAAACCACTCTGTCGGTCGACGATGCCAACCGAATTATTCGGGGGCTGAAGGCCCGTTTTCCGCAGATTGTGGGCCCCCCGAAGGAAGACATCTGCTACGCCACGCAGAATCGCCAAGAGGCGGTCCATCTGCTTGCCGAAGAGGCCGATATTGTGCTGGTGCTGGGGAGCCAAAACAGCTCGAACTCGCAGCGCCTGAAAGAGATTGCCAAAGAGCATGGGAAACCGGCCTACCTGATCGACGGCGCGCAGGACATTCATGGCGAGTGGTTTTCGGATGCCCAAACGGTGCTGATCACCGCCGGCGCAAGTGCCCCAGAATCGGTGGTGCAAGAGGTGGTGGAATATCTCCGCGATCGCTTTGGGGCGGCTGTTGAAAGCCGCTCGATTCGGAGCGAAGATGTGCACTTCCCCCTGCCGCGCGAACTCCGCAATCTGACGATCTCTGCGAAGTAA
- a CDS encoding amidohydrolase family protein, which produces MSYLTRICRKKCSQSSICILLLALLLLATGHSSALRSQEPAKGPETAPGTLPAETPAAPPLDGREGRQLLLESFRPQPMLRVKQTLLKHASVPAIDIHTHLRFKIKQTAQQLDDWVATMDRENIALAVSLDATLGPTLDEHLAFLKPHSDRFVVFAHIDWKGPGGKDDDPASWDCQREDFAKRVARDLKAAKEQGIAGLKIFKDFGLTYKGPDGKHLKIDDPRWDEIWSTCGQLGLPVIMHVADPAAFFQPIDEKNERWEELSRHKDWSFYGPEHPKREDLLAAMLRVIEKHRQTTFIGAHVASNSEDLTTVSQWLDKHPNLYVEIASRISELGRQPFTARKFFVRYQDRILLGTDGPWPEERLHAYWRFLETDDEYFSYSEKPFPPQGLWQIYGVSLPQEVLKKIYADNALKLIPAARDKYAKQAERLLKLHPPVAIPPVVVPPPMATPPVVPAASAPATPGPATPGPASPAPIAPVKPAPATAAPAVPAAGSK; this is translated from the coding sequence ATGTCGTATTTGACAAGGATTTGCCGGAAAAAATGCAGCCAAAGCTCGATCTGCATTCTGCTGCTGGCCCTGCTGCTGCTAGCGACTGGCCACTCCTCTGCGCTTCGGTCTCAGGAACCAGCGAAGGGTCCTGAAACAGCTCCGGGAACGCTCCCTGCGGAAACTCCGGCAGCACCGCCGCTGGATGGTCGCGAAGGTCGGCAGCTGCTGCTCGAAAGTTTTCGGCCGCAGCCGATGCTGCGCGTCAAGCAAACGCTGCTGAAGCACGCCAGTGTACCTGCGATCGATATTCATACCCATTTGCGTTTCAAGATCAAACAAACGGCACAGCAGCTCGACGACTGGGTGGCGACGATGGATCGCGAGAACATCGCGCTGGCCGTGAGTCTCGATGCCACGCTCGGCCCAACACTCGACGAGCATCTGGCGTTCCTCAAGCCGCATAGCGACCGGTTTGTGGTCTTCGCGCATATCGACTGGAAAGGTCCCGGTGGTAAGGACGACGATCCTGCTTCGTGGGATTGCCAGCGCGAAGATTTTGCGAAGCGTGTGGCCCGCGATCTGAAAGCGGCGAAAGAGCAGGGGATTGCGGGGCTGAAGATCTTCAAAGATTTCGGACTCACTTACAAAGGTCCCGATGGAAAGCATCTAAAAATCGACGATCCGCGCTGGGATGAGATTTGGAGCACCTGTGGCCAGTTGGGGCTGCCAGTGATCATGCATGTCGCCGACCCGGCTGCCTTTTTTCAGCCGATCGACGAGAAGAACGAGCGCTGGGAAGAACTCAGTCGCCACAAGGACTGGAGTTTCTATGGTCCCGAGCATCCCAAGCGCGAGGATTTGCTCGCGGCGATGCTGCGGGTGATTGAAAAGCATCGTCAAACGACGTTCATCGGCGCGCATGTCGCCAGCAACAGCGAAGACCTCACCACGGTGTCGCAGTGGCTCGATAAGCATCCGAACTTGTATGTCGAGATTGCGTCGCGGATTTCGGAACTAGGGCGCCAGCCGTTCACCGCGCGTAAGTTCTTTGTACGCTATCAGGATCGCATTTTACTGGGGACCGACGGACCGTGGCCCGAAGAGCGTTTGCACGCTTATTGGCGATTTCTCGAAACCGACGACGAGTATTTCTCGTACAGTGAGAAGCCGTTTCCGCCGCAAGGGTTGTGGCAGATCTACGGCGTGTCGTTGCCCCAGGAAGTGCTGAAGAAGATTTATGCCGACAACGCGCTGAAGCTGATCCCTGCCGCACGCGACAAGTATGCCAAGCAGGCAGAGCGGCTGCTGAAGTTGCATCCGCCGGTAGCGATTCCGCCGGTGGTGGTCCCGCCCCCCATGGCAACACCGCCCGTAGTGCCAGCCGCATCAGCGCCAGCCACACCTGGGCCAGCCACACCTGGGCCAGCTAGTCCTGCTCCGATAGCTCCGGTGAAGCCAGCCCCCGCAACTGCGGCACCAGCCGTCCCTGCAGCAGGCAGCAAGTAG
- a CDS encoding serine/threonine protein kinase, which produces MSADYTQQQTPADQERSKNLSLKRTQPPTQVPGYEAQRLLGAGAYGEVWVGLNTTTGRQVAIKFYAHRKGVDWSLLAREVEKLVFLSADRYVVQLLDVGWNAEPPYFIMEYIENGSLDDFLRTHGPLSVPEAVELFEEIATGLSHAHGRGVLHCDLKPANILLDTDHKPRLADFGQSRLSSEQKPALGTLFYMAPEQADLEAVPDVRWDVYALGAILFCLVVGHPPHRHPDAVGQIETGQTLADRLARYRKLINTSPLPPAHRRVRGMDRALADLIDRCLAPDPRDRFDNVQEVLDALQARRRARARLPLMVLGFLLPMVLMFVMAIFGSRAYDRALEQTETLARQRALENNRFAAELAAERATGELADYFEVARDEAARSELREALAPVLTSQRLADLSMHSASDPQATAARQRFVDDSIRQTLNRWLETRMQTYRALADKDRRAPQFASIFLTDPRGTQIAAAHDEEVQSQSIGRNFAHRSYFHGGVDEMEPFDTVPTSPQHIERTFLSGVFKSSTTKQYKIAISTPLYREVDGVKLFDGVLTITLNLGDFEFSRLSSPSLDRFAVLVDGRAGEEEGTILQHPLFDQLLTTRKSLPEEFHTLRVPSEVCQGADAPAYFDPLGKHTLGKDFDRQWIAAAAKVRSPSSSAGGAPSGLVVLVQEDYGAVIEPVRQMGSGLLRLGLMATLVVVAVSGGLWGLVVYLFREKRTRIKRRSPMASMPTPQQELPTLVAGARPRNIGDEKTIDS; this is translated from the coding sequence ATGTCTGCCGACTACACGCAGCAACAGACTCCCGCTGATCAAGAGCGGTCGAAGAACCTCAGCCTCAAGCGCACCCAACCTCCCACGCAAGTGCCAGGTTACGAAGCGCAGCGGCTGCTAGGGGCAGGTGCCTATGGCGAAGTGTGGGTCGGTCTCAACACCACCACCGGCCGTCAGGTAGCGATCAAGTTCTATGCCCATCGCAAGGGTGTCGATTGGTCGCTGCTGGCCCGCGAAGTCGAGAAGCTCGTCTTTCTCTCCGCCGATCGCTACGTCGTGCAGTTGCTCGATGTCGGTTGGAATGCCGAGCCCCCTTACTTCATCATGGAGTACATCGAGAACGGTTCGCTCGATGATTTTCTCCGCACGCATGGCCCGCTGAGTGTCCCCGAAGCGGTCGAGCTGTTTGAAGAGATCGCCACCGGCCTGTCGCACGCGCATGGTCGTGGCGTGTTGCACTGCGATCTCAAGCCGGCCAACATTTTGCTCGACACCGATCATAAGCCCCGCTTGGCCGACTTCGGACAGTCGCGGCTTTCGAGCGAGCAGAAGCCGGCGCTCGGCACACTCTTCTACATGGCACCCGAGCAAGCCGATCTCGAAGCGGTTCCCGATGTCCGCTGGGATGTTTATGCCCTCGGCGCGATTTTGTTCTGCCTTGTCGTCGGACATCCCCCTCATCGACATCCCGATGCCGTGGGGCAGATTGAAACCGGACAAACCCTTGCCGATCGACTCGCCCGCTATCGCAAACTGATCAACACATCTCCTTTGCCTCCTGCGCATCGGCGCGTCCGAGGAATGGATCGAGCGCTCGCGGATCTGATCGATCGCTGTCTTGCCCCCGACCCGCGCGATCGTTTCGACAACGTGCAGGAAGTGCTCGACGCGCTGCAAGCTCGCCGACGTGCGCGGGCCCGTTTGCCGCTGATGGTGCTCGGCTTCCTGTTGCCGATGGTGCTGATGTTTGTGATGGCGATTTTTGGTTCGCGCGCCTACGACCGGGCCCTCGAGCAAACCGAGACTTTGGCGCGACAACGGGCGCTCGAAAACAACCGATTTGCTGCGGAACTTGCCGCAGAACGAGCCACCGGCGAACTGGCCGACTATTTTGAAGTGGCCCGCGATGAAGCGGCCCGCAGCGAGCTTCGCGAAGCACTCGCGCCGGTCCTCACCTCGCAGCGACTGGCCGACCTTTCGATGCATAGCGCGAGCGACCCGCAAGCGACAGCGGCCCGCCAACGTTTTGTCGACGACAGTATTCGTCAGACACTCAATCGCTGGCTCGAGACACGCATGCAAACCTACCGCGCTCTGGCCGACAAAGACCGCCGCGCGCCGCAGTTCGCGAGTATCTTCCTCACCGATCCGCGCGGCACCCAAATCGCCGCTGCTCACGACGAAGAAGTGCAATCACAATCGATTGGCCGCAACTTTGCCCATCGGAGCTACTTCCATGGTGGCGTCGACGAAATGGAGCCGTTCGACACGGTCCCCACTTCGCCGCAGCATATCGAGCGGACGTTCCTCTCGGGCGTGTTCAAAAGTAGCACGACCAAGCAGTACAAAATCGCCATCTCGACTCCCCTCTACCGCGAAGTGGACGGGGTGAAACTGTTCGACGGTGTCCTCACCATCACGCTGAATCTCGGCGACTTCGAGTTCTCGCGCCTCTCAAGCCCCTCGCTCGATCGCTTTGCGGTGCTGGTCGATGGCCGCGCTGGTGAAGAAGAAGGAACGATCCTGCAGCATCCGCTGTTCGATCAACTTCTCACCACGCGCAAGAGCTTGCCTGAAGAGTTTCATACGCTCCGCGTCCCTTCCGAAGTTTGTCAGGGGGCCGATGCTCCGGCCTACTTCGATCCGCTCGGAAAACATACGCTCGGCAAAGACTTCGACCGCCAATGGATCGCCGCAGCCGCGAAGGTTCGCTCTCCTTCAAGTTCCGCTGGCGGCGCACCGTCGGGACTCGTCGTGCTGGTGCAAGAGGATTACGGCGCGGTGATTGAACCGGTCCGTCAGATGGGCTCGGGACTACTGCGACTCGGCCTGATGGCCACCCTGGTGGTCGTGGCAGTGAGTGGCGGATTATGGGGCCTGGTGGTCTACCTGTTTCGCGAAAAACGAACGCGCATCAAACGTCGCTCCCCGATGGCCAGCATGCCTACACCGCAGCAGGAATTGCCGACACTCGTGGCCGGCGCACGTCCGCGCAATATCGGCGACGAGAAAACGATCGACTCCTGA